A stretch of the Tolypothrix sp. NIES-4075 genome encodes the following:
- a CDS encoding dihydrofolate reductase family protein, with protein MISGSVGGAQIIHYLLKHDLLDELILSIHPIILGDGIPLLLQCAIAQETTLFVERC; from the coding sequence GTGATATCTGGGAGCGTTGGGGGAGCGCAGATAATTCATTATTTGCTAAAACACGATTTACTCGATGAATTGATTCTCTCAATTCACCCAATTATTTTAGGAGATGGTATTCCCCTGCTGCTACAATGCGCGATCGCTCAGGAAACAACACTCTTCGTTGAAAGATGTTAA
- a CDS encoding helix-hairpin-helix domain-containing protein produces the protein MVKIITRKSLGTQNVYDIGVSSDHNFVIKDGLIASNCFNKSHSTAYAYVTYQTAYLKANYKLEYMAALLTANSGDTDKVQKYIASCTSLDIDIEPPDINVSQVDFTPLGKKILFGFSAVRNVGQNAIACILEARNEGGSFQSLADFCDRVDLRAVNRRALESLIYCGAFDKIESNRHQLIKDLELVYDWAQSRARDRASGQGNLFDFLDGISNNNTANNKARKAFDAPKANPVPDLPQPEKLRKEKELLGFYVSDHPLKSIQQTARYLAPINLTQFGEQKEGIMLCAVVMLNGVKKVMTKKGDPMAILQIEDLTAQSEAVVFPKYYEHIGSLLQVDTRLIIWGKIERKDDKPQFIVEDAEQVETVQLVMVELTPQQAATVEERHRLRTILKEHSGDKEKAKVPVIGIIQAVNSRQAVLLGRNFWVQDSISAFQALNNAGFPTEVKQLTGT, from the coding sequence ATGGTTAAAATTATTACACGGAAATCTCTAGGAACACAAAATGTCTATGACATAGGCGTGAGTTCCGACCATAATTTTGTAATTAAAGATGGATTAATCGCTTCTAATTGCTTTAATAAATCTCACTCTACGGCATATGCTTATGTAACTTATCAAACTGCATATTTAAAAGCTAATTATAAATTAGAGTATATGGCGGCACTGTTAACGGCTAACAGTGGTGACACAGATAAGGTGCAGAAGTATATTGCTAGCTGTACGAGTTTGGATATTGATATAGAACCACCAGATATTAACGTTAGTCAAGTGGATTTTACGCCGCTTGGAAAAAAGATTTTGTTTGGATTTAGTGCGGTGCGTAATGTGGGACAGAATGCGATCGCCTGTATATTAGAAGCGAGGAACGAAGGAGGATCGTTTCAATCTCTGGCTGATTTTTGCGATCGCGTGGATTTGCGTGCTGTTAATCGTCGCGCTTTAGAGTCGCTAATTTATTGCGGAGCTTTTGATAAAATCGAATCTAATCGCCATCAGTTAATCAAAGACCTGGAATTAGTATATGATTGGGCACAATCTCGCGCCAGAGATAGAGCTAGCGGTCAAGGAAATCTATTTGATTTCTTAGATGGAATTTCTAACAATAATACAGCTAATAATAAAGCACGCAAAGCTTTTGATGCGCCGAAAGCAAATCCTGTTCCTGATTTACCTCAACCGGAAAAGTTACGCAAAGAAAAAGAACTTTTAGGTTTTTATGTATCTGACCATCCGCTGAAATCTATACAGCAAACAGCGCGATACCTGGCTCCTATTAACCTGACGCAATTTGGCGAACAAAAAGAAGGAATCATGCTTTGTGCGGTTGTCATGCTAAATGGTGTCAAAAAGGTAATGACAAAAAAAGGCGATCCGATGGCGATTTTGCAAATAGAAGATTTAACTGCACAATCCGAAGCGGTAGTCTTTCCCAAATATTATGAACATATTGGTTCACTACTTCAAGTTGATACCCGATTGATTATTTGGGGTAAAATAGAGCGAAAAGACGATAAACCTCAATTTATTGTGGAAGATGCTGAACAAGTAGAAACAGTACAACTGGTGATGGTGGAACTAACTCCTCAACAAGCAGCCACTGTGGAAGAACGGCATCGCTTGAGAACAATTTTGAAAGAACACTCAGGCGATAAAGAAAAAGCAAAAGTGCCAGTGATAGGTATTATACAAGCTGTAAATTCCCGTCAAGCTGTCCTTCTTGGCAGAAATTTTTGGGTACAAGATTCGATAAGCGCTTTTCAGGCTCTCAACAACGCCGGATTTCCAACTGAGGTAAAACAACTTACTGGTACTTGA
- a CDS encoding SWIM zinc finger family protein, with product MSPIWTHKQILALAPDTSSAKNAQALAVRSLWLSLGYNQQTIWGECQGSGSNPYLTQIDITELAFKCTCPSHKQPCKHAIGLLLLFADQKDAFTETPQKTSLNTPKHQSDKKTESTKKVVDTAAQAKRAEMRYNKVTAGMQDLELWLRDLVRQGLAVAQGQAYSFWDTAAARLVDAQAPGVARMLREIGSIPHSGIGWEERLLTQLGRVYLLISGFKRLETFPAEMQADIRTQIGWTQNQEELLTKVGMRDRWLILGQRITEEDKLRSQFNWLWGEQSQQAALILNFAYGSQPLDTSLIPGSSIDAELVFFESAYPLRSLVKIHHDAADPVDKMPGYSSIPNMMQAYAKALARNPWIEQFPVALQAVIPVFNDDGSFRGVRDADGYMLSTIGISYQQTWQLLALSGGHAVGIFGEWNGDRFLPLSVYAENVFVTL from the coding sequence ATGTCTCCAATCTGGACTCACAAACAAATTCTAGCGCTAGCACCGGATACCAGTTCCGCTAAAAATGCTCAAGCTTTAGCGGTGCGCTCTTTATGGTTGTCGTTGGGTTACAACCAGCAAACTATTTGGGGTGAGTGTCAAGGTAGCGGTAGTAATCCTTACCTAACACAGATTGATATTACAGAACTTGCTTTTAAATGTACCTGTCCCAGTCACAAACAACCGTGTAAACACGCAATCGGTTTGTTATTGCTTTTTGCCGATCAAAAAGACGCTTTTACCGAAACCCCACAAAAGACGAGCCTTAATACACCAAAACATCAATCAGATAAAAAAACTGAATCCACAAAGAAAGTAGTTGATACAGCCGCTCAAGCAAAGCGTGCCGAGATGCGCTACAACAAAGTAACTGCGGGAATGCAGGATTTAGAACTTTGGTTGCGCGATTTGGTACGTCAGGGGTTAGCTGTAGCCCAAGGACAAGCTTACAGCTTTTGGGATACCGCAGCAGCGCGGCTTGTTGATGCTCAAGCGCCGGGGGTTGCTCGTATGCTGCGTGAGATAGGGAGTATACCACATTCTGGTATCGGCTGGGAAGAAAGGCTGTTGACACAGTTGGGACGTGTTTATTTGTTGATTTCCGGTTTTAAACGTTTGGAAACTTTCCCAGCCGAAATGCAAGCAGACATCCGTACCCAAATTGGCTGGACGCAAAATCAAGAAGAATTATTAACAAAAGTCGGTATGCGCGATCGCTGGTTAATTTTAGGTCAACGTATCACCGAAGAAGACAAACTGCGATCGCAGTTTAATTGGTTATGGGGCGAACAAAGTCAACAAGCTGCATTAATTCTTAACTTTGCTTATGGCAGTCAACCATTAGATACTAGCTTGATTCCAGGAAGCAGTATAGATGCAGAGTTAGTATTTTTCGAGAGTGCTTATCCGTTGCGATCGCTAGTTAAAATTCATCATGACGCAGCAGATCCCGTGGACAAAATGCCGGGATATAGTAGCATTCCTAACATGATGCAAGCTTACGCCAAAGCCTTGGCACGCAATCCTTGGATCGAGCAGTTTCCTGTAGCGTTACAAGCTGTAATTCCTGTGTTTAATGATGATGGTAGCTTTCGCGGTGTGCGTGATGCCGATGGATATATGCTATCAACAATTGGAATTAGTTATCAACAAACATGGCAATTATTGGCACTCAGCGGTGGACATGCGGTTGGAATCTTTGGGGAATGGAATGGCGATCGCTTCTTGCCTCTGAGTGTATATGCAGAAAATGTGTTTGTCACACTTTAA
- a CDS encoding DUF6464 family protein codes for MNIFLIIAVGFLPPLFSLWMIRKSHMQRERQMRQAAMSPRTQLGQSRLNLSDRYYLEGVGYLIGDISCRYNAKSGYVRCAVNPSGPCEGCRYYEPREFTTDNEKKI; via the coding sequence GTGAACATTTTCTTGATTATTGCCGTTGGTTTCTTACCACCACTGTTCTCATTGTGGATGATCCGTAAAAGTCATATGCAAAGAGAAAGGCAAATGAGACAAGCTGCTATGAGTCCCAGAACGCAACTAGGGCAATCTCGACTTAATTTAAGCGATCGCTATTATCTCGAAGGAGTCGGCTATCTCATCGGTGACATCAGCTGCCGATATAATGCTAAATCTGGCTATGTACGCTGTGCTGTCAATCCATCAGGACCTTGTGAAGGTTGCCGTTATTATGAACCAAGGGAATTCACCACCGATAACGAAAAGAAGATTTAA
- a CDS encoding DUF5691 domain-containing protein produces the protein MAIIGTQRWTCGWNLWGMEWRSLLASECICRKCVCHTLKIMKHLWQEIIKTALIGTERQALKAIPPDNKLSEILSCLDSSDKEGSLLSAAGAFALYQRAGKISFDKPPKQNRSESEQLLDCSLLSRQHLALILSKNAQLLPEWLTVAAAAKRRVPSEYLPQLLTLGQKQSNLRALILPVLGKRGYWLAKHNPDWNYVNSEITSKAWQTGNKEARRLLLQRLREQDAHIAREQLQKAWKKESGEERASLLAALEINLSMNDEPFLEAALDDKRKQVRDVAAKLLSLLPKSRLCQRMIERVRPLIIFKHNCVQVTLPLLCDAEAAAKGDRQTIRDGIDQSRYSSALGEKASLLLQMLCCVPPSFWCNNWGKTPQELLQVVDGSEWEKMLLEAWATAALKSQDSAWAEVLLPNASKFYHSYLGNGEELVVGLLKLLGQDKADALILQILLENQGKLLSVNHPAYTLLKHYQMPWSEKVSQLVLSSIQKYVEANKQWEGGMRSLFQSFALYMEPYVMEAAGELSAVVGEGSFWQDFVNEFLARLLFRFEMIQKLRGE, from the coding sequence ATGGCAATTATTGGCACTCAGCGGTGGACATGCGGTTGGAATCTTTGGGGAATGGAATGGCGATCGCTTCTTGCCTCTGAGTGTATATGCAGAAAATGTGTTTGTCACACTTTAAAAATTATGAAGCACTTATGGCAAGAGATTATAAAAACAGCATTAATCGGTACTGAACGGCAAGCGTTAAAAGCGATACCACCTGATAATAAGTTAAGTGAAATTTTGAGTTGTTTGGATAGCAGCGACAAAGAAGGAAGTCTATTAAGTGCAGCTGGTGCTTTTGCTCTTTATCAACGCGCTGGTAAAATATCTTTCGATAAGCCACCAAAACAAAACAGAAGTGAATCAGAACAATTACTTGATTGCAGTCTTCTTTCTCGGCAACATCTAGCTTTGATATTAAGTAAGAATGCCCAACTTCTGCCAGAATGGTTAACAGTGGCAGCCGCCGCTAAAAGAAGAGTTCCTTCAGAATACTTGCCTCAACTGCTGACGTTAGGGCAAAAGCAAAGTAATTTACGAGCTTTGATTTTACCAGTTTTGGGCAAGCGGGGATATTGGTTAGCAAAGCACAACCCAGACTGGAATTATGTCAACAGTGAAATTACTAGTAAAGCTTGGCAAACTGGTAACAAAGAAGCAAGGCGACTATTGCTGCAAAGACTGCGCGAACAAGATGCACATATTGCACGAGAACAACTGCAAAAAGCTTGGAAAAAAGAAAGTGGCGAAGAGAGAGCGAGTTTATTAGCAGCTTTAGAAATCAATTTGAGTATGAACGATGAGCCGTTTTTAGAAGCTGCACTAGATGATAAACGCAAGCAGGTGCGAGATGTTGCGGCTAAGTTGCTTTCATTGCTGCCGAAATCGAGATTGTGTCAGCGGATGATAGAGCGAGTTCGCCCTTTGATTATATTTAAGCATAACTGTGTACAAGTAACTTTGCCATTGCTTTGCGATGCGGAAGCCGCCGCCAAGGGCGATCGCCAAACTATCCGCGACGGGATCGATCAATCTCGCTACAGTTCCGCATTGGGGGAGAAAGCTAGTTTATTGTTGCAAATGCTTTGTTGCGTACCGCCTAGTTTTTGGTGTAACAATTGGGGCAAAACGCCGCAGGAATTATTGCAAGTTGTGGATGGTAGCGAGTGGGAAAAGATGTTGTTGGAAGCTTGGGCAACAGCAGCTTTGAAAAGTCAAGATTCAGCGTGGGCAGAGGTTTTACTACCAAATGCAAGTAAGTTTTATCACAGTTATTTGGGCAATGGTGAGGAGTTAGTTGTTGGCTTGTTGAAGCTTTTAGGGCAGGATAAGGCGGATGCTTTGATTTTGCAGATATTGTTGGAGAATCAAGGTAAGTTGCTTTCGGTAAATCATCCAGCGTATACGTTGTTGAAGCATTATCAAATGCCTTGGAGTGAAAAAGTTAGTCAGCTTGTGCTATCAAGTATACAAAAATACGTTGAAGCTAATAAGCAGTGGGAAGGGGGAATGCGATCGCTCTTTCAAAGTTTCGCTCTTTATATGGAACCTTATGTAATGGAAGCTGCTGGTGAGTTGTCGGCTGTTGTGGGGGAGGGTTCGTTTTGGCAAGATTTTGTGAATGAGTTTTTGGCTAGGTTGTTGTTTAGGTTTGAAATGATACAAAAGTTAAGAGGTGAGTGA
- the psb34 gene encoding photosystem II assembly protein Psb34: MYTTVNEDGVLNNYATEPQMYYAEYPAIWEQRKYVIQSVFATMIVTTLVLVGLSVS; this comes from the coding sequence ATGTATACAACAGTTAACGAAGACGGCGTTTTAAACAACTACGCAACCGAACCCCAGATGTACTATGCAGAGTACCCGGCAATTTGGGAACAACGCAAATACGTTATACAGAGTGTTTTCGCCACAATGATAGTCACTACTCTAGTTTTGGTTGGCTTGAGTGTTAGCTAA
- the gatA gene encoding Asp-tRNA(Asn)/Glu-tRNA(Gln) amidotransferase subunit GatA: MASIRELHTQLIKKERSAVEITQEALDRIQALEPKLHSFLHVTAERALLQARKVDAKIAAGEEIGMLAGIPIGIKDNMCTKGIPTTCASRILENFVPPYESTVTQKLADADAVMVGKTNLDEFAMGGSTETSAYHLTANPWDLSRVPGGSSGGSAAAVAAEECVVSIGSDTGGSIRQPASFCGVVGMKPTYGLVSRYGLVAFASSLDQIGPFGRSVEDTAILLQAIAGHDPKDSTSLKVQIPNYAASLKPDLKAKGKLRIGIIKETFGEGLDSQVEQAVNKAIEQLQHLGAEIDVVSCPRFRYGLPSYYIIAPCEASANLARYDGVKYGLRAPDADNLLSMYTRTRATGFGAEVKRRIMIGTYALSAGYYDAFYLKAQKVRTLIKEDFENAFQQFDVLVCPTAPSTAFKAAEKTTDPLSMYLVDLMTIPVNLAGLPGLSVPCGFDNNGLPIGLQLISNVLREDQLFQVAYAYEQSTSWHLSKPTLS; this comes from the coding sequence ATGGCATCGATCCGCGAGTTGCACACACAGCTAATTAAAAAAGAACGCTCTGCCGTTGAAATTACCCAAGAAGCTTTAGACCGAATTCAAGCGTTAGAGCCAAAATTGCACAGTTTCTTACACGTGACCGCAGAAAGGGCGCTCTTACAAGCGCGAAAAGTGGATGCCAAAATTGCCGCCGGTGAAGAAATAGGGATGCTGGCGGGGATTCCCATAGGCATTAAAGACAATATGTGTACCAAGGGTATTCCCACCACTTGCGCCTCCCGGATTCTAGAAAATTTTGTGCCGCCTTATGAATCAACTGTGACGCAAAAACTAGCGGATGCAGATGCAGTGATGGTGGGTAAAACCAATTTAGATGAGTTTGCAATGGGGGGTTCTACAGAAACCTCCGCTTATCATCTCACCGCTAATCCTTGGGATTTGTCGCGGGTTCCTGGTGGTTCTTCTGGAGGTTCAGCAGCGGCAGTAGCAGCGGAAGAATGTGTAGTTTCTATCGGTTCTGATACTGGTGGTTCGATTCGCCAACCTGCATCTTTTTGCGGTGTTGTCGGGATGAAACCAACTTACGGACTGGTTTCGCGTTACGGGTTAGTGGCTTTCGCTTCATCTTTGGATCAAATTGGACCATTTGGACGCAGCGTTGAAGATACAGCAATATTATTACAGGCGATCGCCGGTCACGATCCCAAAGATTCTACCAGTCTGAAAGTTCAAATTCCCAACTACGCTGCCAGCTTAAAACCAGACCTCAAAGCGAAAGGTAAGCTGAGAATTGGTATCATTAAAGAAACTTTTGGCGAAGGCTTAGATTCACAAGTTGAACAAGCTGTAAATAAAGCGATCGAGCAACTACAACATTTAGGAGCCGAAATTGATGTAGTTTCCTGTCCTCGGTTCCGCTACGGCTTACCTAGCTACTACATCATCGCCCCATGTGAAGCCTCAGCAAACCTAGCTCGTTACGATGGCGTTAAGTACGGCTTACGCGCTCCCGATGCCGACAATCTGCTGTCAATGTACACTCGTACTCGTGCCACTGGTTTTGGTGCTGAAGTCAAACGCCGAATTATGATTGGCACTTATGCCCTTTCTGCTGGCTATTATGATGCTTTTTATCTGAAAGCGCAAAAAGTTCGCACCCTGATTAAAGAAGACTTTGAAAACGCTTTTCAGCAATTTGATGTGTTAGTGTGTCCCACTGCTCCCAGTACAGCTTTCAAAGCCGCTGAAAAAACTACCGATCCCTTGAGCATGTATTTAGTTGACTTGATGACCATTCCCGTAAATCTTGCTGGTTTACCCGGTTTAAGTGTGCCCTGTGGTTTCGATAATAATGGTTTACCAATTGGATTACAGCTAATTAGCAATGTGCTGCG